The Rudaeicoccus suwonensis sequence TCCAGGATCAGCCGCTCGTAGGCCTCGGGGCTGGACTCGGTGAACGCAGCGCCATACCCGAAGTCCATCGTGACGTCGCGCACCTCCATGGAGTTCGCGCCGGGCACCTTGGAACCGAACCTGATCGTGGTGCCCTCGTCCGGCTGCACACGTATGACGATGGCGTTCTGGCCGAGCTCCTCGGTCGCGGTGTCCGCGAACGGCAGATGCGGCGCGCGTTTGAAGATGACCGCGATCTCGGTGAGCCGCTTGCCCAGGCGTTTGCCGGTGCGCAGATAAAACGGCACCCCCGCCCAGCGGCGGGTGTGGAACTCGAGCTTCATCGCGGCATACGTCTCGGTGGTGGAGGCCGGGTCGATGCCGTCCTCCTGTAGGTAGCCGATGACCTTCTCGCTGCCCTGCCAACCAGCGGAGTACTGGCCCCGGGCGGTGGCCGCAGCCAGGTCGTCGGGCAGTGCGACGGCCGCCAGGACCTTCTCCTTCTCGGTGCGAAGCGCGTTCGCCGCAAACGAGTTCGGCTGCTCCATCGCAGTCAGCGCGGCCAGCTGCAGCAGATGGTTCTGTATGACGTCGCGCGCCGCGCCGATGCCGTCGTAATAACCGGCACGGCCGGCGATACCGATGTCCTCGGCCATCGTGATCTGCACGTGATCGACGTAGTGCGAGTTCCACACCGGCTCGAACAGCTGGTTGGCGAAGCGCAACGCCAAGAGATTCTGGACAGTCTCCTTGCCCAGGTAGTGGTCGATGCGGAAGACCGAATCCGATGGGAACACCCGCTCCACCGTGTGGTTGAGGGCGCGTGCGCTGGCCAGGTCGTGACCGAAGGGCTTTTCGATGACAACGCGCCGCCACGAGTCGTCGGTCGGCTCGGACAAACCGCAGCGCTCGAGCTGGTTGCACACGGTCGAGAAGGCACTCGGCGGCACGGACAGATAGAACGCGACGTTGCCGCCGGCCCCCCGCTCCTCGTTGAGTTCGTGCACCTGACGGGTCAGCTCGTCGAAGGCGGCGTCGTCGTCGAAGGTGCCGGTCACGAAACGCAGGCCGTCGGCCAGGTGGCGCCACACCTCCTCACGGAAGGGAGTGCGGGCGCCGGCCCGGACCGCGTCATACACGATCTTGGAGAAGTCCTGGTCGTCCCAGTCGCGCCGGGCGAAACCCACGAGGCAGAAACCCGGCGGCAACAGGCCGCGGTTGCTCAGGTCGTAGATCGCGGGCAGCAACTTCTTGCGGGCCAGGTCTCCGGTGACACCGAACATCACCATGCAGCACGGACCCGCGATGCGGGGAAGCCGACGGTCGTCGGCCTCCCGCAGCGGGTTGTGACCGCGGGCTACACGCGCAGGACTCATGAAGCAGTGACCTGGGCGATCGCCTGCTGGATCTGAGCCAGACCGGCGTCGTGGTCGGTCAGGTGCAGCTGCAGCACCGGTCGACCGTGGTCGGCGAGCACCGAGGCGTCACCGGCCGACTGGGAGGCGATGAATTCGCCCAGGGTGAACTCGCGGCCCGGTATGGCGAGATCCTCGATCGGCGTGGTCGTGATCTGCAGGTAGATACCGTCCGCCGGACCACCCTTGTGGTACTGACCGGTCGAGTGCAGGAAGCGCGGACCGAAACCGAAGGTCACCGGGCGGTTGAGCTTGGTCGCCAGGGGCACGCGGACATCCGCCAGGGACTGGTCGGCGATGCGATCGACATACGCCATGACCGCGAGATAGCCGTGCTCGGGCAGCTGACCGAGCAGCGCCGAGATCGCGGCCGACACGGTGTCGGCACTGCCCAGGAAGTCCGGACCCATCGAGCGCACCTCGACGGCACCGTCGGTGAAGGCCGGTGCGGATGCCGAACCGGTGCCCTTGCCCAGCAGCTCGCGGGCGGCAGCCTTGGCGGACTCGACGTCCGGCTGGTCGAACGGGTTGATGCCGATCAGCCGGCCGGCAGCCGCGACGGCGACCTCCCACAGGAGCATCGCGGCGCCCAGCGAACCGCTGACCTGGACCGCCGTGTCACCGGGGTGGGCCGACTCGTCGTCGCCCGAGACCAGGTAGACCCAGAGTTCGTCCGCCAACAGCGGCCCGGTCGGAGCATCGCCCACCACGACCGGCAGCAGACCCTTGCCGTCCTTGCCGGTGCTCTCGGCGATGAGCTGCTCGGCCCAGTCGCCGAAGCCGACGTTGGCGGTGCCGGCGCTGATCAGCAGGATCTTGTCACGCAGCGGAGAGGTGCCACCGAGCGCGGCGCCGAGGCGCAGTGCCGGGTTGTCGACATCATCGGTGGCGAACAGGTCGCTGACGGCTTCGGCTTCGTCCAGCAGCCGGCCGATGTCCGCACCGGCCAGACCGCTGGGCACCAGGCCGAAGGCGGTCAGGGCGGAGTAGCGGCCGCCGACCCCGGCGTCGGCATTGATGACGGTGTAGCCGGTCTCGCGGGCGTCCTTGTCGAGCGGGCTGCCGGGGTCGGTCACGACCACGATGCGCTCGGTCGGGTCGATGCCCGCCTCGCGGAACGCCTGCTCGAACACCCTGCGCTGGGAGTCGGTTTCGACGGTCGAGCCGGACTTCGACGACACCACGACGACCGTGCGGTCGAGGCGATCGGCCACAGCGGCGCGCACCATGTCCGGCTGGGAGGAGTCGAGCACGGTGATCGGCACACCGTCGGTGGCGCAGATGACCTCGGGGGCAAGAGACGAGCCACCCATGCCGCACAACACGACGCGGTCGAGACCGGCGTCGGTGAACTGTGCGCGCAACTGGGTGATCTCTGCGACGAGTGGTCGCGAGGTCTCGGCGAGGCCGACCCAGTCGAGCCGTTTGGCGGCCTCGGACTCCGCTTCCTTGCCCCACAGGGTGGCGTCCTTGGCGAACAGGCGGCTGGCGAAGTTCTCCTTCACCAG is a genomic window containing:
- the zwf gene encoding glucose-6-phosphate dehydrogenase — encoded protein: MSPARVARGHNPLREADDRRLPRIAGPCCMVMFGVTGDLARKKLLPAIYDLSNRGLLPPGFCLVGFARRDWDDQDFSKIVYDAVRAGARTPFREEVWRHLADGLRFVTGTFDDDAAFDELTRQVHELNEERGAGGNVAFYLSVPPSAFSTVCNQLERCGLSEPTDDSWRRVVIEKPFGHDLASARALNHTVERVFPSDSVFRIDHYLGKETVQNLLALRFANQLFEPVWNSHYVDHVQITMAEDIGIAGRAGYYDGIGAARDVIQNHLLQLAALTAMEQPNSFAANALRTEKEKVLAAVALPDDLAAATARGQYSAGWQGSEKVIGYLQEDGIDPASTTETYAAMKLEFHTRRWAGVPFYLRTGKRLGKRLTEIAVIFKRAPHLPFADTATEELGQNAIVIRVQPDEGTTIRFGSKVPGANSMEVRDVTMDFGYGAAFTESSPEAYERLILDVLLGDPPLFPRHEEVELSWQILDPVERFWARKGRPEAYEAGTWGPSSADKMMERDGRQWRMP
- a CDS encoding glucose-6-phosphate isomerase, translating into MTTSDVSIVAVGDAADAIESAVPVLVKENFASRLFAKDATLWGKEAESEAAKRLDWVGLAETSRPLVAEITQLRAQFTDAGLDRVVLCGMGGSSLAPEVICATDGVPITVLDSSQPDMVRAAVADRLDRTVVVVSSKSGSTVETDSQRRVFEQAFREAGIDPTERIVVVTDPGSPLDKDARETGYTVINADAGVGGRYSALTAFGLVPSGLAGADIGRLLDEAEAVSDLFATDDVDNPALRLGAALGGTSPLRDKILLISAGTANVGFGDWAEQLIAESTGKDGKGLLPVVVGDAPTGPLLADELWVYLVSGDDESAHPGDTAVQVSGSLGAAMLLWEVAVAAAGRLIGINPFDQPDVESAKAAARELLGKGTGSASAPAFTDGAVEVRSMGPDFLGSADTVSAAISALLGQLPEHGYLAVMAYVDRIADQSLADVRVPLATKLNRPVTFGFGPRFLHSTGQYHKGGPADGIYLQITTTPIEDLAIPGREFTLGEFIASQSAGDASVLADHGRPVLQLHLTDHDAGLAQIQQAIAQVTAS